One genomic region from Candidatus Hydrogenedentota bacterium encodes:
- a CDS encoding methyltransferase domain-containing protein produces MSAIDVTIACSGAPVEEAVEALEGIAPLVRECHVTAEFLILTGSAATEPPTDIGGFAVRRVPLERNTCGDALRASVREANGAWLMTLENPSPHDASLVFAFCRRRNRGDLLIASRYVTGGAYTMPWLRGLVSRSLNWMYRTALSLPIRDLSSARRMYRTSMLRRVPIEGEDYDVLMEVLLRFMSKGGSVIELPFHYESKRYRQEAGTVFRLFRSCLRTLKRMHALRNSIGFPDYDYRAYDSRIWLQRYWQRKRFSIIRRLTDGPGRILDIGCGSSRIITTRPEMFGLDINISRLRFLRDKAPRRLQATAGALPFGDEQFDIVVSSQVIEHTPELNCVQEAARVCRTGGVVVIGTPDYATFWWPVTERLYALARPTAYADEHIMHYTRASLCKEMERCGCEIEECCYVGGGELIVKAAKRRHLPQGDGPTELRLNQD; encoded by the coding sequence ATGAGCGCCATAGATGTAACCATTGCGTGCAGCGGGGCGCCGGTCGAGGAAGCGGTTGAGGCCCTGGAAGGTATCGCGCCCCTCGTGCGCGAGTGTCATGTGACCGCCGAGTTCCTCATCCTGACCGGCAGCGCCGCCACGGAGCCGCCGACAGACATAGGCGGGTTTGCCGTACGGAGAGTGCCCCTCGAGCGCAACACCTGCGGAGACGCCCTGCGGGCGTCGGTCCGGGAAGCCAACGGCGCCTGGCTGATGACCCTCGAAAACCCAAGCCCCCACGATGCTTCGCTGGTGTTTGCATTCTGCCGGCGCCGTAACCGCGGCGACCTGCTGATCGCTTCCCGTTACGTGACGGGCGGCGCGTACACGATGCCCTGGTTGCGCGGCTTGGTGAGCAGATCGCTCAATTGGATGTACCGCACGGCCCTTTCACTGCCCATTCGCGACCTCTCTTCCGCACGGCGCATGTACCGCACGAGCATGCTTCGCCGCGTCCCCATTGAGGGTGAAGACTACGACGTGCTCATGGAGGTTCTCCTGCGGTTCATGTCCAAGGGCGGCAGCGTCATTGAGCTGCCTTTCCACTATGAGTCCAAACGTTATCGCCAGGAAGCGGGGACGGTATTCCGGCTTTTCAGAAGCTGCCTCCGCACCTTGAAACGCATGCATGCCCTCCGCAATAGTATCGGCTTCCCGGACTACGACTACCGGGCCTACGACAGCCGGATCTGGCTGCAGCGCTATTGGCAGCGCAAGCGCTTCTCGATCATCCGCCGGCTCACTGACGGCCCCGGCCGCATCCTTGACATTGGGTGCGGCTCGAGCCGCATCATCACCACGCGGCCGGAGATGTTCGGGCTCGATATCAACATCAGCCGATTGCGGTTTCTACGCGATAAGGCGCCGCGCCGCCTGCAGGCCACCGCCGGAGCGCTGCCCTTCGGCGATGAGCAATTCGACATCGTGGTCAGCTCTCAGGTCATCGAACATACCCCCGAACTGAATTGCGTCCAGGAGGCCGCCCGAGTCTGCCGGACAGGCGGCGTCGTGGTCATTGGAACACCCGATTACGCCACGTTCTGGTGGCCTGTCACCGAGCGCCTCTACGCGCTGGCCCGCCCCACGGCGTACGCAGACGAGCATATCATGCACTATACTCGGGCCTCGTTATGCAAAGAGATGGAGCGGTGCGGCTGTGAAATCGAGGAATGCTGCTATGTCGGAGGGGGAGAGCTTATTGTAAAGGCCGCCAAACGCCGGCATCTCCCACAGGGAGACGGACCTACTGAACTGAGGCTGAATCAGGACTGA
- a CDS encoding YkgJ family cysteine cluster protein, whose amino-acid sequence MGRKTVLFRCHSCGHCCTDVVCLPTPWDVIRIVKNTGESPYVFLEFLGPDDISGVNKKDPTWLMCGKQRYLMALKRGRRGCHFLNKKTRFCRIYEHRPLLCRLYPFKLQETQSGAFKGFTLHKDVGCPRQRGGVVETKPLYKLYRQDCGHQVDYEDLVRVFNNREYPGKKSSDFIQMFIEVR is encoded by the coding sequence ATGGGACGAAAAACAGTTCTATTCAGATGCCACAGCTGTGGCCATTGTTGCACGGACGTGGTCTGTTTGCCTACTCCGTGGGACGTGATTCGGATTGTGAAGAACACGGGTGAATCCCCATACGTGTTTCTGGAATTCCTGGGACCGGACGACATCAGCGGCGTCAACAAAAAGGACCCCACATGGCTGATGTGCGGCAAACAACGGTATCTCATGGCGTTGAAACGGGGAAGGCGCGGCTGCCATTTCCTCAACAAGAAGACCAGATTCTGCAGAATATACGAGCACCGGCCTCTCTTGTGCCGGTTATACCCGTTCAAGCTGCAGGAAACGCAGAGCGGCGCGTTCAAAGGGTTCACCCTGCACAAAGACGTGGGATGCCCCCGCCAGCGCGGCGGCGTGGTCGAGACAAAACCCCTCTACAAGCTCTACCGCCAGGATTGTGGGCATCAAGTGGACTACGAGGACTTGGTGCGGGTATTCAACAATCGTGAGTATCCGGGCAAGAAATCTTCGGATTTCATCCAGATGTTTATCGAGGTCAGATGA
- a CDS encoding universal stress protein — MTETIRDTGAYERILFCTDFSENAEFAFDYALDASVRRPGSILYIFHVIPEPDAQFWKTYLYEVEDVDQKATHDIDEHIQEAYLARTPASVNIEVVIRVGKDWEAILQFAEEKAVDLIVMGRHGRSSLGKVLFGNVTEKICRKAQCAVLIVPLSMKERKKQVQDGT, encoded by the coding sequence ATGACAGAAACCATTCGAGACACCGGCGCATACGAGCGCATCCTGTTCTGCACGGACTTTTCCGAAAACGCCGAATTCGCTTTCGACTACGCTCTGGATGCTTCCGTACGCCGCCCCGGGAGCATCCTCTACATCTTCCACGTCATACCCGAACCCGACGCCCAGTTCTGGAAAACCTATCTCTACGAAGTCGAGGACGTCGACCAGAAGGCTACGCATGACATCGACGAGCACATACAAGAAGCCTACCTCGCGCGCACTCCAGCATCCGTCAACATCGAAGTGGTTATCCGCGTAGGCAAAGACTGGGAAGCCATCCTCCAGTTCGCTGAAGAAAAGGCCGTCGATCTCATCGTTATGGGCCGCCACGGGCGAAGTTCGCTCGGCAAGGTGCTCTTCGGAAACGTGACCGAAAAAATCTGCCGAAAAGCCCAATGCGCCGTGCTCATCGTCCCGTTGTCGATGAAAGAACGCAAGAAACAGGTGCAGGACGGGACCTGA
- a CDS encoding TRAP transporter large permease — MTEIQIGILGCVALVVLLASSMPVALCMAVVGTVGFAIVVSPHAAFSMATNDFYGTFSNYSLTVIPLFVLMGQIAFHGGISRRLFNTAYAWLGPLPGGLAMATVAACVGFGAICGSGPATAATMAAVALPEMRRYNYDVELASGTVASGGTLAMLIPPSVVFIVYAIMTEQSIGELFLAGVAPGIMIGAMFCITIYVNCKRRPHLGPPSPPMTWAQRFKALAGVSETLILFAIVMGGMFIGLFTPTEAAAIGAAGTIVVSLVQRKLTWKVFVQALIETLRTSCMIMIIIAGALIFGHFLAVTRIPSVLAETLAELPVPPFVIIALIILFYLVGGCFLDALALLLLTVPIFYPVVQKLGYDPVWFGVIMVVVTQMGVISPPVGVNVYVVSGIARDIPLQTVFKGSLPFLAALIVASAMLVAFPWICLFLPKLMR; from the coding sequence ATGACGGAAATTCAGATCGGCATTCTCGGTTGCGTGGCGTTGGTCGTGCTTCTTGCAAGCAGCATGCCCGTGGCATTGTGCATGGCTGTGGTCGGCACGGTCGGGTTCGCCATCGTCGTATCGCCCCACGCGGCGTTCAGCATGGCCACAAACGACTTCTACGGAACGTTCTCGAACTACAGCCTCACCGTGATCCCCCTCTTCGTCCTGATGGGCCAGATCGCGTTTCACGGGGGCATCAGCCGGCGCCTGTTCAATACCGCCTACGCATGGCTCGGCCCCCTGCCCGGCGGCTTGGCCATGGCCACCGTGGCGGCGTGCGTGGGATTTGGCGCAATTTGCGGCTCGGGACCCGCCACGGCGGCAACGATGGCGGCCGTGGCCCTGCCCGAGATGCGCCGCTACAACTACGATGTGGAACTGGCCAGCGGCACGGTGGCTTCCGGCGGCACTCTGGCCATGCTCATTCCCCCGAGCGTGGTCTTTATCGTCTACGCGATCATGACCGAGCAGTCCATTGGCGAATTATTCCTTGCAGGCGTCGCCCCCGGCATCATGATCGGCGCGATGTTCTGCATTACCATCTATGTGAACTGCAAACGCCGGCCCCATCTCGGGCCGCCCAGTCCCCCCATGACGTGGGCGCAACGGTTCAAGGCCCTGGCGGGCGTGTCCGAAACCCTGATCCTGTTTGCCATCGTGATGGGCGGGATGTTTATCGGGCTGTTTACGCCTACCGAGGCCGCTGCTATCGGCGCCGCCGGCACAATCGTCGTCTCCCTGGTACAGCGGAAACTGACCTGGAAAGTCTTCGTGCAAGCGCTGATCGAAACGCTTCGCACGTCCTGCATGATTATGATCATCATAGCGGGCGCCTTGATCTTCGGGCATTTTCTAGCCGTTACACGCATCCCCTCCGTACTGGCCGAAACCCTGGCGGAGCTTCCCGTCCCCCCATTCGTGATCATCGCACTCATCATCCTCTTCTACCTCGTGGGCGGCTGCTTTCTCGACGCGCTGGCCCTGTTATTGCTCACGGTTCCCATCTTTTACCCGGTTGTCCAGAAGCTCGGATACGACCCCGTCTGGTTCGGCGTGATCATGGTCGTGGTCACACAGATGGGCGTTATTTCGCCCCCGGTGGGCGTCAATGTATACGTGGTAAGCGGCATTGCGCGCGATATTCCCCTGCAAACGGTGTTCAAGGGTTCGCTGCCCTTTCTGGCGGCACTCATCGTTGCCTCGGCAATGCTGGTCGCGTTCCCTTGGATCTGCCTGTTTCTACCCAAATTGATGAGGTAA
- a CDS encoding TRAP transporter small permease produces the protein MTSRLKALYAWYNAIVKAVIMIMAYTAAAAVCVMVVTTCLDVVLRKLHNAPLPGAFDIVTLAGAVCISCALPYTTAVKGHVSIELFFHKLPRRGRIIVDTSWRLLAIVLFVLMCRRCVLQGSSMYRSGEVTPTLQVPMFWTLHMLAFSCGLTTLVIIHNMLHPNRELIKP, from the coding sequence ATGACTAGCCGTCTGAAGGCGTTGTACGCCTGGTACAACGCGATTGTGAAGGCTGTGATCATGATCATGGCGTACACCGCGGCGGCCGCGGTGTGCGTCATGGTCGTGACAACCTGCCTCGATGTGGTACTGCGGAAACTGCATAATGCGCCGCTACCGGGGGCGTTCGACATCGTAACTCTTGCGGGCGCCGTCTGTATCTCGTGCGCGTTGCCGTATACCACGGCGGTCAAGGGACACGTTTCCATCGAGCTCTTCTTCCACAAGCTCCCGCGCCGCGGCCGGATTATCGTCGATACGTCATGGCGGCTTTTGGCCATCGTGTTGTTCGTGTTGATGTGCCGGCGATGCGTCCTGCAGGGCAGCTCCATGTACAGGAGCGGCGAGGTAACGCCTACCCTCCAGGTGCCAATGTTCTGGACACTCCACATGCTGGCATTCTCGTGCGGCTTGACCACCTTGGTGATTATTCACAACATGCTGCATCCCAACCGGGAGTTGATCAAACCATGA
- a CDS encoding TRAP transporter substrate-binding protein has protein sequence VNGISDIGMSCFAYTRGRFPLLEGLDLPLGYPDGSTATRVANEMIQKYQPAEIADTHLLYVHAHGPGILASKKPVHKLEDLAGLKIRATGLSSKVVESLGGAAVGMSQPETYEALQKGVAEATLCPIETLKGWKQGEVIDYVIDSTCIGYTTAMFVTMNLDAWNKLPADIQQIFNEVSAEWIPKHGAAWDQADVEGREFVASLGKQTITLDEAEQARWREKVAPILNDYVANMAQKNLPGDKFLAELQAKLAASANR, from the coding sequence GTGAACGGCATTTCGGATATCGGGATGAGTTGTTTTGCATACACTCGCGGACGCTTCCCACTGCTTGAGGGCCTCGACCTGCCCCTTGGCTACCCCGACGGGTCGACGGCAACGCGGGTCGCAAATGAGATGATCCAGAAATACCAGCCAGCCGAGATCGCTGACACCCATCTCCTTTACGTGCACGCCCACGGTCCCGGCATCCTCGCCTCCAAGAAACCCGTACACAAGCTCGAAGACCTGGCAGGGCTTAAAATCCGGGCTACGGGTCTTTCATCGAAAGTCGTCGAGAGTCTTGGCGGCGCCGCCGTGGGCATGAGCCAGCCCGAAACCTACGAAGCCCTGCAAAAGGGCGTCGCGGAGGCGACGCTATGCCCCATCGAGACCCTCAAGGGATGGAAACAGGGTGAGGTGATCGACTACGTCATCGACAGCACCTGCATCGGCTACACCACGGCGATGTTCGTCACGATGAATCTCGATGCATGGAACAAGCTGCCCGCCGACATTCAACAGATCTTCAACGAGGTCAGTGCCGAATGGATCCCCAAACACGGCGCTGCATGGGACCAGGCTGATGTTGAAGGCCGGGAGTTTGTCGCAAGCCTCGGGAAGCAAACCATCACCCTGGATGAGGCGGAACAGGCCCGGTGGCGCGAGAAAGTCGCGCCCATCCTGAATGACTACGTCGCCAACATGGCCCAGAAGAACCTGCCGGGCGACAAGTTCCTGGCCGAATTGCAGGCGAAGCTGGCCGCGTCCGCAAACCGGTGA
- a CDS encoding family 78 glycoside hydrolase catalytic domain, protein MFSPNLQVLVCISALTGGVPAAPGALQPGFLRCEYLVDPIGVGVAPPRFYWTVASNERGQRQSAYQVLVSTSAALLDQDQGERWDTGRVESDETLHVTYQGKPLAPETTYYWKVRVWDRSGNPSEWSKTATFTMGLPNQADWQAKWIEAPREAPEPLPKHNGFHTQFVEDRDTPKWVTIDLGAQRPFDKVQLHPARPYDYTPDTPGYLFPVRFRVDVSDKENFEVFQTVVDKTGSDFPNPGESAPVFEFGPATARYVRLYVTRLAQHDPGNHAFALTQMQVFDGNENIARNMRVIASDSVGGTWSPEALVNGRTEPGAGRQGERHAAPVFRKEFELAAKPVRALLHISALGLCEAEMNGQHVGDHILAPEWTDYHTRVQYQTYDVTPLLKEGENAIGVTLGDGWYAGRIGLANVVPDGLTWGIYGVNPKLIARLHIECADGSQAAIITDDTWRWTRNGPVRANDILDGVAYDARNEMPGFSRPGFDDSGWEAARVTTHDAVLAAQPNEPIRVTKELPAVAATEPKPGVYIFDLGQNMVGRPRITAQAPEATVMTVRHGEMLNPDGTLYVDNLRGAPQVDTYTFRGEGPEVFEPPFTYHGFRYVELSGLPERPAENAVLGRVFHSDAPVAGSFQCSEPMLNKLAENILWTQRANLMSSPTDCPQRDERLGWMGDIQVFAQTAVFNMDMAGFFTKWLQDVRDAQALDGRFPDFAPHPFGPNERFSGVPAWGDAGVFVPWHAYENYGDVRMLGEQYEAAKRWLAYIRGMNPDLIWRNGRHNDYGDWLNGDTLILEDWPKTGGEVPKEVMATAFFARSTQFVSRMAEVLGNDTEAQEYRKLADDIRAAFQREFIDAEGRITGDTQAGYALALHFGLVPEELHDAAVAHMVEAVRRYDGRISTGIQSTIRLMMQLTCNGHVDLAYKLALNREIPSWGYAIGQGATTIWERWDGYVEGRGFQNPGMNSFNHWALGAVGEWLFRVVGGINPAYPGEPECLPAYKRFVIYPRPGGGLTWATTEFRSIRGPIRTAWRIENDTLTLEVSIPANTTAIVYVPTKDPAGVTESGQPVANIKTITPLRDEDGCVVYEVRSGEYVFEADFGNFGDTILN, encoded by the coding sequence ATGTTTAGCCCGAATCTCCAGGTGCTGGTGTGTATCTCGGCTCTGACTGGCGGGGTACCGGCCGCGCCGGGCGCACTGCAGCCGGGATTCCTGCGCTGCGAATACCTTGTTGATCCCATAGGAGTGGGAGTTGCCCCGCCGCGGTTCTATTGGACGGTTGCCTCAAACGAGCGCGGACAGAGGCAATCCGCGTATCAAGTCCTTGTCAGCACGTCGGCTGCCCTCCTTGACCAAGACCAGGGCGAGCGGTGGGACACCGGGCGCGTCGAGTCCGATGAGACGCTGCATGTCACGTATCAAGGCAAGCCACTGGCCCCGGAAACTACGTATTACTGGAAGGTGAGGGTGTGGGACCGTTCGGGGAATCCTTCGGAATGGAGCAAGACTGCCACATTCACCATGGGCCTGCCAAACCAGGCGGATTGGCAGGCGAAATGGATCGAAGCCCCGCGCGAAGCGCCCGAGCCTCTGCCGAAACACAATGGGTTTCACACCCAATTTGTCGAAGACCGCGATACGCCCAAGTGGGTAACGATCGACCTGGGAGCGCAGCGCCCATTCGATAAGGTCCAACTTCACCCCGCGCGGCCATACGATTACACGCCGGACACGCCCGGCTACCTGTTTCCCGTGCGTTTTCGTGTTGATGTGTCCGACAAGGAGAATTTCGAAGTCTTTCAGACGGTCGTCGACAAGACCGGCTCGGACTTCCCAAACCCTGGCGAAAGCGCCCCTGTATTCGAATTCGGCCCCGCAACAGCGCGCTACGTGCGGTTGTACGTGACCCGGCTTGCGCAGCACGATCCCGGCAACCATGCCTTTGCCTTGACCCAGATGCAGGTGTTCGACGGCAACGAGAACATCGCGCGTAACATGCGGGTCATCGCCTCGGACAGCGTGGGGGGGACTTGGTCGCCGGAAGCACTGGTGAACGGACGCACGGAACCCGGTGCGGGCCGCCAAGGCGAACGCCACGCCGCACCCGTATTCCGCAAGGAATTCGAATTGGCCGCCAAACCGGTCCGCGCGCTTCTGCACATCTCCGCGCTGGGATTATGCGAAGCCGAGATGAACGGCCAACATGTCGGCGACCACATCCTCGCTCCGGAATGGACGGACTACCACACCCGTGTGCAGTATCAGACGTATGACGTCACGCCGCTGCTCAAGGAAGGGGAAAATGCCATCGGCGTGACGCTCGGGGACGGCTGGTACGCCGGGCGCATCGGTCTGGCGAATGTCGTACCCGACGGCCTGACGTGGGGCATATACGGCGTGAATCCGAAGCTCATCGCCCGACTGCATATCGAGTGCGCGGACGGTTCGCAGGCCGCCATAATCACGGACGATACCTGGCGCTGGACCCGGAACGGTCCCGTACGCGCAAACGACATCCTCGACGGGGTGGCCTACGACGCGCGTAACGAAATGCCCGGATTCAGCCGGCCGGGGTTCGATGACAGCGGCTGGGAAGCTGCCCGCGTCACCACCCACGACGCGGTGCTCGCAGCCCAGCCGAACGAGCCCATCCGCGTAACGAAGGAGCTTCCCGCCGTCGCGGCGACCGAGCCGAAACCGGGCGTCTACATCTTCGATCTCGGCCAGAACATGGTCGGGCGGCCGCGCATCACGGCGCAAGCGCCCGAAGCTACTGTCATGACCGTGCGGCACGGGGAAATGCTGAACCCCGACGGGACGCTTTACGTTGACAATCTGCGCGGAGCGCCTCAGGTCGACACCTATACTTTCCGCGGTGAAGGCCCCGAAGTTTTCGAGCCGCCGTTTACCTATCACGGGTTCCGCTATGTCGAGCTTTCGGGCCTGCCGGAACGCCCTGCCGAAAATGCGGTCCTCGGCCGGGTGTTTCATTCCGATGCGCCGGTAGCCGGGTCGTTTCAATGCAGCGAACCCATGCTGAACAAGCTGGCCGAGAATATCCTGTGGACCCAGCGCGCCAACCTCATGAGTTCGCCGACGGATTGTCCTCAGCGTGACGAGCGCCTCGGTTGGATGGGGGACATTCAGGTCTTCGCACAGACCGCCGTCTTCAACATGGATATGGCGGGTTTTTTCACCAAATGGCTGCAGGATGTGCGCGACGCGCAGGCCCTCGACGGCCGCTTCCCCGATTTCGCGCCCCATCCTTTCGGCCCCAACGAGCGGTTTTCGGGCGTGCCGGCCTGGGGCGATGCGGGAGTGTTCGTGCCCTGGCACGCCTACGAGAATTACGGCGATGTGCGGATGCTCGGCGAGCAGTACGAGGCCGCAAAACGCTGGCTCGCCTACATCCGCGGCATGAATCCCGATCTCATCTGGCGCAACGGACGCCACAACGATTATGGTGACTGGCTCAACGGCGATACCCTCATCCTTGAGGACTGGCCCAAGACGGGCGGGGAAGTCCCCAAGGAGGTCATGGCGACGGCGTTCTTTGCTCGGTCCACGCAATTCGTGAGCCGCATGGCGGAGGTTCTGGGCAACGATACGGAGGCGCAGGAATATCGGAAGCTGGCGGATGACATTCGTGCGGCTTTCCAGCGCGAGTTCATCGATGCAGAAGGGCGCATCACAGGCGATACGCAGGCCGGATACGCCCTCGCGCTGCATTTCGGGCTGGTGCCCGAAGAACTCCATGACGCCGCGGTCGCCCATATGGTCGAAGCCGTGCGCCGCTACGACGGCCGCATCTCGACCGGCATCCAGAGCACCATCCGCCTCATGATGCAGTTGACCTGCAACGGCCATGTGGACCTCGCCTACAAACTCGCCTTGAACCGCGAAATACCGTCCTGGGGCTACGCCATCGGCCAGGGCGCCACCACCATCTGGGAACGGTGGGACGGCTACGTTGAAGGCCGCGGCTTCCAAAACCCGGGCATGAACTCCTTCAACCATTGGGCGCTGGGCGCGGTGGGCGAATGGCTGTTCCGCGTCGTGGGCGGCATCAATCCCGCGTATCCGGGCGAACCTGAGTGCCTGCCCGCGTATAAGCGCTTCGTCATTTACCCGCGCCCCGGAGGCGGACTCACCTGGGCCACGACCGAATTCCGGTCCATCCGCGGCCCCATCCGGACGGCCTGGCGCATCGAGAACGATACATTGACGCTCGAAGTCTCTATCCCCGCCAATACCACCGCCATCGTCTACGTCCCCACCAAAGACCCGGCGGGCGTCACCGAATCCGGACAGCCCGTGGCCAACATCAAAACCATCACCCCCCTGCGGGATGAAGACGGCTGCGTGGTATATGAGGTGCGGTCAGGGGAGTATGTGTTTGAGGCCGATTTCGGCAATTTTGGGGACACAATACTCAATTAG
- the typA gene encoding translational GTPase TypA translates to MTAVEKIRNVAIIAHIDHGKTTLIDSIFRAAHVFRDNALVAERVMDNNELERERGITIRAKHCTVEWHGYRINIIDTPGHADFSGEVERILSMVDSVLLLVDANEGPMPQTRYVLMRALRLGLRPIVIVNKADRPGAAPGRTLDLTFDLFVELGANDAQCDFPVLYGSGLQGWLVRDLAKDPHEGMNALFETIIENVPAPSANLDAPFLMQVSTLGWRNHIGRTGTGRVLQGRLTRGGAIAHITTRRTGTQWLRHRGEDVSDDWEVTGVADDRAVHLWVTRGIETVACGEVSAGDIVTIAGPKAISIGDTLAAPGLEDCALPPLDIEEPTVAMTVLVNTGPFAGQDGNAVTIRQIRTRLERELRTNVALRVEETNRGDGMKVSGRGELHLAILIEEMRREGMELCVSSPEIITHHDAAGTLFEPFEELVIDVPLEFQGTVIEKVAQRKGQLVSVETNGAGMVRLEFAIATRGLIGYRGEFLTDTRGLGIMASRFTGYERWSGPIITRSRGSMISMDTGEATSYSLENLQERGTLFVSPMDPVYEGQIIGENARPGDLPCNPTKRKALTNHRAAGKDHAIGLDVPRILTLDAALEWIAPDELVEVTPRNIRVRKAVLSVEDRKRLHKRAADE, encoded by the coding sequence ATGACCGCTGTCGAGAAGATCAGAAATGTCGCTATTATTGCTCATATCGATCACGGGAAGACCACCCTGATCGACAGCATTTTTCGGGCGGCTCATGTGTTTCGCGATAACGCGCTGGTTGCCGAGCGGGTGATGGACAACAACGAACTCGAGCGCGAGCGCGGTATCACCATCCGGGCCAAGCACTGCACGGTCGAGTGGCACGGTTACCGCATCAATATCATTGACACGCCCGGGCACGCGGACTTCTCGGGAGAGGTCGAGCGCATCCTCTCGATGGTGGATTCGGTGCTTCTGCTGGTCGACGCCAACGAAGGTCCCATGCCGCAGACGCGCTATGTGCTGATGCGGGCGTTGCGGCTGGGTCTGCGGCCCATTGTCATCGTCAACAAGGCGGACCGGCCGGGCGCCGCTCCCGGCCGCACGCTCGACCTGACGTTTGACCTGTTTGTCGAACTGGGCGCCAACGACGCGCAGTGCGACTTTCCGGTTCTTTACGGTTCGGGACTCCAGGGCTGGCTCGTGCGGGACCTCGCAAAGGACCCGCACGAGGGTATGAACGCCCTTTTCGAGACCATCATCGAGAACGTGCCTGCCCCCAGCGCGAACCTCGATGCGCCTTTCCTCATGCAGGTGAGCACGCTCGGGTGGCGCAACCATATCGGGCGCACGGGCACGGGCCGGGTGTTGCAGGGACGGCTCACGCGCGGCGGCGCCATCGCCCATATCACGACGAGGCGCACGGGCACGCAATGGCTCCGTCACCGGGGCGAAGATGTTTCTGATGACTGGGAAGTCACGGGCGTCGCGGACGACCGCGCGGTGCACCTCTGGGTAACCCGCGGCATTGAGACCGTGGCGTGCGGCGAGGTCTCCGCTGGAGATATCGTGACCATCGCGGGCCCGAAGGCCATAAGCATCGGCGACACGCTGGCCGCGCCGGGTCTCGAGGATTGTGCCCTGCCGCCCCTGGACATCGAGGAACCCACCGTAGCCATGACGGTGCTGGTCAATACGGGTCCTTTCGCGGGGCAGGACGGGAACGCCGTCACCATCCGCCAGATCCGGACGCGTCTCGAACGGGAACTGCGCACCAATGTGGCGTTGCGGGTCGAGGAAACCAATCGCGGCGACGGCATGAAGGTCTCGGGCCGGGGCGAACTGCACCTGGCTATCCTCATCGAGGAAATGCGCCGCGAAGGCATGGAACTCTGCGTGTCGTCGCCGGAAATCATCACGCACCACGACGCCGCCGGCACGCTGTTCGAGCCCTTCGAAGAACTGGTTATCGACGTGCCCCTCGAGTTCCAGGGCACCGTTATCGAAAAGGTGGCCCAGCGCAAAGGCCAACTGGTCAGCGTCGAGACCAACGGCGCCGGCATGGTCCGCCTCGAGTTCGCCATTGCCACGCGAGGACTCATTGGTTACCGTGGCGAGTTCCTCACCGATACCCGCGGACTCGGCATCATGGCGTCGCGATTCACGGGGTACGAACGCTGGTCGGGTCCCATCATCACCCGCAGCCGGGGGTCCATGATCAGCATGGACACGGGTGAAGCCACGTCGTACAGCCTCGAAAACCTCCAGGAGCGCGGCACGCTCTTCGTCTCGCCCATGGACCCCGTGTACGAGGGGCAGATCATCGGCGAGAACGCGCGTCCTGGTGACCTTCCCTGCAATCCCACCAAGCGCAAGGCCTTGACCAATCACCGTGCCGCGGGCAAAGACCACGCCATCGGGCTGGACGTCCCGCGCATCCTCACCCTTGATGCCGCGCTCGAATGGATCGCTCCGGATGAACTCGTGGAGGTTACGCCCAGGAACATCCGCGTACGCAAAGCCGTCCTGAGCGTGGAAGACCGCAAACGCCTCCACAAACGCGCGGCCGACGAATAG
- a CDS encoding tryptophan-rich sensory protein: protein MSGWYDALVKPAYNPPAWIFGPVWTALYIMMAAAFVVFALKCKGRTRWLGLTVYTVNIMANLLWTPLFFRWHLIGVAFVDCFFIAASAWFVIVWFWRATRVGALLLIPYALWTSFASVLNFHLWFLNR from the coding sequence ATGTCGGGATGGTATGACGCCCTGGTGAAGCCCGCCTACAACCCGCCCGCGTGGATCTTTGGCCCCGTCTGGACCGCTCTCTACATCATGATGGCGGCGGCGTTCGTTGTCTTCGCCCTGAAATGCAAAGGGCGAACGCGCTGGCTCGGCCTGACGGTCTACACGGTCAACATCATGGCAAATCTCCTGTGGACGCCCCTCTTTTTCCGGTGGCATCTCATTGGAGTGGCGTTTGTGGACTGCTTTTTCATCGCAGCGTCCGCGTGGTTCGTGATTGTGTGGTTCTGGCGTGCGACCCGGGTGGGTGCTTTGTTGTTGATTCCCTACGCCCTGTGGACCTCCTTCGCGAGCGTTCTGAACTTCCACCTCTGGTTCTTGAACCGATAG